One window of the Rhizorhabdus dicambivorans genome contains the following:
- a CDS encoding TetR/AcrR family transcriptional regulator produces MTSVPDVRRFGDVRAVRATMEGETRAALLDAAAVLLSEEGPSALTVRRVADAVNASTKMIYTHFGGKDGLFNALYLHSFAGLTRAFQAELAEQDPFARLEKMIAAYRAFALGEASLYNVMFGDLGRAWQAPVESRRQAWTSFETLRDTVRLCLPPERAAEASRISYLLWAAMHGVVSLELRKLLGNAEDGQQLYGLAVSSVYEAQGLRR; encoded by the coding sequence ATGACGTCGGTTCCGGACGTCAGGCGCTTCGGCGACGTTCGGGCCGTGCGTGCCACCATGGAAGGCGAGACCCGCGCCGCCCTGCTGGACGCTGCCGCGGTGCTGCTCAGCGAGGAGGGGCCGTCGGCTTTGACCGTTCGCCGGGTGGCCGACGCGGTCAACGCGTCGACCAAGATGATCTACACCCATTTCGGCGGCAAGGATGGCCTGTTCAACGCCCTTTATCTGCACAGCTTTGCCGGCCTGACCCGCGCCTTCCAGGCCGAGCTGGCCGAGCAGGATCCGTTTGCGCGGCTCGAGAAGATGATTGCCGCCTATCGCGCCTTCGCACTGGGCGAGGCGTCGCTCTACAATGTGATGTTCGGGGATCTGGGCCGAGCCTGGCAGGCCCCCGTCGAAAGCCGGCGCCAGGCCTGGACCAGCTTCGAGACGCTTCGCGACACGGTCAGGCTCTGCCTCCCGCCGGAGCGCGCCGCGGAAGCCAGCAGGATCAGTTATCTGTTGTGGGCGGCCATGCATGGCGTCGTGAGCCTCGAACTCCGCAAGCTGCTGGGAAATGCCGAGGACGGCCAACAACTCTACGGGCTTGCCGTATCATCCGTCTACGAGGCCCAGGGGCTGCGGCGATAG
- a CDS encoding helix-turn-helix domain-containing protein, with protein MEDEMIAPPSTRSITNNARLAYSIDEVAKATGLGRTTLYAIIKQGRLPVVKLGKRTLIRSDDLEQLLTPHSPTTDCSNDSADLIEAAPPTMTPEAREEALRAIERNMDPIPLSILHNRDQSLYTKAYRARRAEAEQILARRELQRTS; from the coding sequence ATGGAGGACGAAATGATTGCACCCCCCTCAACTCGTTCCATCACTAACAATGCTCGATTGGCTTACAGTATCGATGAGGTCGCAAAAGCGACCGGCCTCGGTCGAACGACGCTATACGCCATTATCAAGCAAGGCCGGCTTCCCGTGGTTAAACTCGGGAAACGTACACTTATTCGAAGCGACGATCTAGAACAGCTACTTACGCCCCACTCACCAACAACCGATTGCAGCAATGATTCTGCCGACTTGATCGAGGCAGCACCCCCAACCATGACGCCAGAGGCGCGCGAAGAGGCGCTGAGAGCAATCGAACGGAACATGGACCCCATTCCGCTGAGCATCCTGCACAACAGAGACCAAAGCCTTTACACCAAGGCTTACAGAGCACGCCGAGCAGAGGCGGAACAGATTCTGGCGCGTCGCGAACTTCAACGAACAAGTTAG
- a CDS encoding tyrosine-type recombinase/integrase, whose product MGKLTALRVKSLKTPGRYADGDCLYLYVHSAESRSWMLRVQFQGKVAEMGLGSEKVISLAEAREIAATNRKLFKAGIDPRALKRIAAAQPTVPTFEQAAEQVHRDRQAGWRNGKHQVQWLSSLRMHAFPTLGKMLPDEIDAAQIIETLLPIWQKRPETARRVKQRILIVLNWANSKGYRNTEAPLRAVEAGLARQPKKDRHFAALPYTEASDLLRRLEANMSSGRLALRFLILTAARSGEVRGATWGEIDFAAKLWTIPAGRMKAGREHVVPLSPAALSVLRCAHQGRTGKTGDAEPIFPGQRGGQLSDMTLTKVLRTATSESATVHGFRSSFRDWAAEKTDFDGAVVEAALAHTNPNKVEAAYRRTNYLEKRRRLMRLWAVFLRRGSA is encoded by the coding sequence GTGGGAAAGCTGACGGCATTGAGGGTCAAGAGCCTGAAAACGCCCGGTCGCTATGCCGATGGCGACTGCCTGTATCTCTATGTCCATAGCGCTGAAAGCCGCTCATGGATGTTGCGGGTGCAGTTCCAAGGCAAGGTGGCTGAGATGGGACTCGGGTCTGAAAAGGTCATCTCACTCGCGGAGGCCCGAGAGATCGCCGCGACCAATCGCAAGCTGTTCAAGGCGGGCATCGATCCACGCGCTCTCAAGCGCATCGCCGCAGCGCAGCCAACCGTTCCAACCTTCGAACAGGCGGCGGAGCAGGTTCACCGTGACCGGCAAGCTGGATGGCGCAACGGCAAGCATCAGGTGCAATGGCTCTCCTCTCTGCGGATGCACGCATTTCCGACCTTGGGAAAAATGCTGCCCGATGAGATCGACGCCGCCCAGATTATCGAAACCCTGCTGCCAATCTGGCAAAAGCGGCCTGAGACGGCGCGACGTGTGAAGCAGCGCATCCTCATCGTCCTGAATTGGGCGAATTCGAAGGGATATCGCAATACTGAGGCACCGCTCCGCGCTGTCGAAGCCGGGTTAGCACGGCAACCGAAGAAGGATCGCCATTTCGCGGCGCTTCCATACACCGAAGCCTCTGATCTATTGCGGAGATTGGAAGCGAACATGTCGAGCGGTCGGCTTGCTCTCCGATTTCTCATCCTCACTGCTGCCCGTTCCGGGGAAGTCCGGGGGGCGACTTGGGGCGAGATTGATTTCGCAGCCAAACTTTGGACCATTCCTGCTGGGCGTATGAAAGCAGGGCGAGAGCACGTCGTACCGCTATCTCCCGCCGCGCTTTCCGTGCTGCGGTGCGCTCATCAGGGCAGGACGGGCAAGACCGGCGACGCCGAACCGATCTTTCCCGGGCAGCGTGGCGGACAATTGTCGGACATGACGCTGACGAAGGTTCTGCGAACCGCTACGTCGGAATCAGCGACTGTCCACGGCTTTCGATCCAGCTTTCGAGATTGGGCTGCGGAAAAAACGGACTTCGACGGGGCGGTCGTGGAGGCGGCGCTCGCTCACACCAACCCGAACAAGGTAGAAGCGGCCTATCGACGGACGAACTATTTGGAAAAGCGCCGCCGACTCATGAGGCTGTGGGCCGTGTTTTTGAGGCGAGGCAGCGCCTGA
- a CDS encoding FRG domain-containing protein, with product MKLYTAKSLDELESLIAELGNDALFRGQSTHFGDLGKPSVQTSFDRRGCIPSEMLKWSRYARNVLDVFIGRRDNHLDFEQALLQHYGWRSFYIDCSADPSVAAWFASHSYSDRATIEMSEDCTERPVWLRKRMARYDFKQGEGHLYVLDKMAAARCGLIDLAALSIEGFRPRTAAQAAWLIGPLRNAPVPIECFRAQITADRGLLRDYAASHGKTDTNALFPPASDDPILDALLGLPWREIEAARDSKIQIPSMKRALDLPEYHESYVKIAWPRTAFFRGAKIVETFKSIDGDPVGGISVNVPNIVLFGSADKATPMLFPNVEALISKHGTVAFEIDELIQHANMGHLTMYQKGIGVIPRADDLFEICELLVEHPGLEMTRAGFNTGWFYRRGTNGMWLREAHVDECPCGDAHVHNQHVSALHIAEAFLREPSSFEL from the coding sequence TTGAAACTATATACTGCGAAATCCCTCGACGAGTTGGAGAGCCTGATCGCGGAGTTAGGTAATGATGCCCTTTTTCGAGGCCAGAGCACTCATTTTGGCGATCTTGGAAAACCTTCTGTTCAAACTTCTTTCGACCGGCGGGGCTGCATCCCTAGCGAGATGCTGAAGTGGAGTCGTTACGCGAGGAACGTGCTTGATGTATTCATAGGGCGACGAGACAACCATCTCGATTTCGAGCAAGCGCTACTTCAGCATTACGGCTGGCGGTCATTCTATATCGATTGCTCCGCTGATCCGAGTGTCGCAGCATGGTTTGCTAGCCACTCCTATTCCGATCGCGCCACCATCGAGATGAGCGAGGATTGCACCGAACGGCCCGTGTGGCTGCGCAAGCGTATGGCGCGATATGATTTCAAGCAGGGCGAAGGGCATCTCTATGTTCTCGACAAAATGGCTGCCGCTCGGTGCGGCTTGATCGATTTGGCGGCTCTATCAATTGAGGGCTTCAGACCGCGAACCGCTGCTCAAGCTGCATGGCTGATCGGCCCGCTTCGCAACGCTCCTGTACCAATCGAATGCTTTCGAGCGCAGATAACTGCGGATCGTGGGCTGTTGCGAGATTATGCGGCATCACACGGCAAGACTGACACAAATGCACTGTTCCCACCGGCGTCGGACGATCCGATTCTCGACGCCCTTCTAGGCCTGCCTTGGCGAGAGATTGAAGCCGCCCGAGATTCGAAAATCCAGATACCTTCCATGAAGCGCGCGCTCGATTTGCCAGAATATCACGAGAGTTACGTCAAAATTGCTTGGCCACGGACGGCATTTTTCCGTGGAGCCAAGATAGTCGAGACGTTCAAGTCAATCGACGGGGATCCAGTGGGGGGTATAAGCGTCAACGTTCCAAACATCGTGCTTTTTGGATCAGCAGACAAAGCTACGCCGATGCTTTTTCCAAACGTCGAGGCGCTCATATCCAAGCACGGCACCGTAGCCTTCGAGATTGATGAACTGATCCAACACGCCAACATGGGGCATTTGACGATGTACCAGAAAGGGATTGGCGTCATCCCACGCGCCGACGATCTGTTCGAGATTTGTGAACTGCTTGTTGAACATCCGGGACTCGAAATGACCCGCGCTGGCTTTAATACCGGATGGTTCTATCGCCGAGGGACAAATGGCATGTGGTTGCGAGAAGCGCATGTCGATGAGTGCCCGTGCGGGGATGCTCATGTTCACAATCAACATGTTTCGGCTCTCCATATCGCAGAAGCCTTCCTCCGAGAGCCAAGTTCGTTCGAATTATGA